Sequence from the Fulvivirga ligni genome:
CCTTAAGGAACATCCCCATGATATCAATGATAAGGCACGACAGATCGGTGAATCGAATGTGCTGTCCAATGAACTTACCTATCTGCTGGGCAGGGACTGGATACGTGAATACCTCCCCTGGTCAGAAGGTGGGGACCGGGCTTTTAAGAGTATGGCCTATCATGCCAGGAATGCAGGGATGGGTAAATTTAATGAAGTGAGCTATTTGGATTATTGGAAAGATTTTTATGCGTCTCGGCAAAGGCAGGGATTGCGTTTCCCGGCCCTGATACTAAACTCAACCATGGTCGGGGGCAAGCATGGTGTGGCATCATCAGTCAAATTCCCGGAGGAGGCTTTCCCGGGTGCTATTCGCACCGAAAAGTTACCCCATAACTCCTTAAAAGGGTTGACATTTTATAGTGCTGTCTCCACGACCAATCGTTTTCCTATTGTCAGCCCGTCCGCCAAAATTGAAGGAATGGGAAGTTTTTTGGACGGGGGATACTTTGAAAATTCAGGATTACTGAGCCTGATCAGCTTATATAATTACATCCAGGACCATGAGGATAGCCTTGATCTGAATCCCATTTTTGTTAACATCATTAATGATCAAGATTTTTATATCCGGTCAAAACTGGAAACTTGGGGCATTGAAGTGAAGGAGTTGGAGGACTCTGATGAATTCGGGTCGATCATTTCCACGGTGACCTCTATTGACAAATTACCCGACTATGTTGGCAACGAAATTGAAGCTAGAGGCCATCGGCTAATAAAAGTTTTAATGCCCCATATGCTAAGCTATAATTTAGTCAGGGAACAGCTCAAAGGTGAAATAAAAAACCCCCTTGGGTTGATGAATAAAATTGCAGAACATAATGAGCAGATCATACAGGCATTAAAAGATTATGACGGCTACTGCTACGAAGAGTGGGGAATAGTTCAGCCGCCATTAGCCCGATTGTTAAGCATTCCTGCTGTTCGTTATGAAGAGGCCATGGTGAAATGTCATCCTGCCGTTAGGGATTCATTAGAAAAAATTTATCAACACCTTTAATTTTGGACGATATACGTCTCAAGTCAGTGTCTTGTATTTAAACACTTTGAAGGTCTATATATTTGATAATTCAATATGTATAACATACCATCCGAGTTCCGAGACCAATCTCTCTTGCCCAGCCAGGGCCAAGAGCCAAATGTGTATACATTTGTACATCTTGCTAATTGGTAAAAGCTTACTCATAGTGTAAAACCGAGCCTGCTCCAACTATTAAAAAAATCATCTTAAATTCCCCACCCACTTACCTCTTAAAGGCCTTCACTATTTGAAGAAAGATTCTGTCAAGGGCAGCTTCGGGTAGGTATAGGCAGGGCGCTGTTAATATACCCTTGACAGGCTCTTTCTGAAAATAAAACTTTGCCTGGAAATGGAGGTGATGGGGGTATCATATTTAGTAATTAATTAATCTAATAATTTATTCGCTTGATAGCTATAAGGTTACCGGGGTTAGGCAAAAGGTAAGGGTAGATCTATGTCCTGGAAAGAAGGTGCGTTGGCTTCATAGTTCTTCTCTTACCGCGGGTTACATAAGCTGTTGAATGGAGGCACGGAATGAAACGGCTGGAGGAAGAAGCTCTATTCAATTTAATACATAAAAGTTACCACGTTGTCCCCCACTTGTGAATAGGGCAAAGTATATATCAACATATTAGTATTAACACTAAATTTAGAGATTATGGCTACTGAAATTATCACCCAAGACGATCTTAGAGAATTTAAACTTGAATTGATAGATGAGTTTAAAAAAATTTTAAAAGAGCATGCTGGAACACCTGTGAAAAAATGGCTTAAGTCACCCGAAGTAAGGAAGTTACTGGATATCTCTCCTGGAACATTACAAAACTTACGAATAAATGGCACTCTACCCTTTACTAAAATAGGGGGAGTTATATACTATGATTATCAGGATATTGAAAAAATGTTAATGGAGAATAGAGTTCAAAATAGTCTACATTTTGCCTCTCTTTGAGTATCATAAATAATTTAAACTGGGCTCAATTTAATCATAAAAAAGTCATGCCTGAGGAGATCTATTGTGAATCAACAAGAATTTGAAGCCTTACTCAGCTTAATTCTCATCTTTAAAATTCATCTTGAAATAGTAATTGCAATTACGACCTGCCCAAGGAAGAGTATTAAGCTCAAGTTGACCGTACATCAAAAATAAGAGTACCCACGCGTTGTATATGCTGTTCACATTTAGTGAGTGTATTTATTCATTACCTCACCTTACGGGTGTACAAGCACCCTCAGTCGGATAGTCTAATCTACTATCACTTCAATACCTGCTTTATCAGCTTTGTATTTTATTTTAGTAATCAGCTCATAATAGCTCCAGTTCCTTAACACAAATTCTTCCTCCTTGGCTATAGTGATCTTCTCTTCCTGATTTAATAATATGAGTGTTCCTGCCTGGTGTTTAATGCAAAAGTCAATCAATCTCTTACTGTATACATGTATACGATGATATACATAGTTTCTTTCTGCCTCTCTAAGCCTGTCTACTGCTTTTAACTTTCTTTTAATTCCTTTGCCGGATCTATTATAGGTGGCTCCCACCTGTGCCCTTTTAGTAGCAGCCTGGATAGCTAATCTCCTGTATAGAAACTCTTCTCTTGTACCAATAGTAAGCTTGGCCTTATCTATTTTCACTACTATAGGATATTGCAAAGATAAAGAAGCTTCTGCCATTACCTCCGGTTTAATTTCCTGCTGATCTCTCTCTATTTCAAATACCGGTAGCCAGAAAATCTTACCATCCTTGAGCTTAATGTGAGAAGTACACAGTTTGGTCTCTCCATTAATCACTTTTTCCAATAGCCTGCGCTTATCAGTATAATCATTCCCTAAATAAGTGCGAAAAGGAATTTGAAATAGACGGAAACAAAATGCAGTTTTCTCAGAAACATGGGCAAGCCCTCCAAGACATTCAGGACTAAATGGAAAAGCCATGTCCCTCCTGAAATTTTTTAATGAACGTTCACCCTTCCAATATGCATTTTTATTCTTATTGAAAGAAGCAATTAAAGTCCTGTTGAGGTTGGACAGAATATTGGTAGGGATCTCTCCCAGGAAACGGTCTGATACCACTCGATACGTACAATTGATACGAGAGCGTTGCAAGATACCAGCATCATCCTTCTTTTTATCAACCAGTTTATATTTTATCCCTTCCGATAAATAAAAGAATTCTTTGATCATCTCCTGTGTATAAAGATGGGACACGATTAAATTGGCTGCTCTAAAGCAGCGGTTCTGCCATTGATAGAGCTTATTCAAAACCTCCTTTCTTTCCTCTTGCGTAGGCAGGTCTACTAATAGCTGGATCTTACGAGTAAGTTTAAGGGTAGACTTTTCCATGTTAAGCTGTTTGCAATGCCTGATGGTGTTTATCTTGTAATAGCTTATACGCAACCATGAATTGGCTATGCACTTCCTTTTGCGATAGATTGAGCTGTCTGGCAATGGCAGCAAAGGAATACTTTTTTTCACAGCGAAGTTTCAATACCTCCGCTTGCTCCTCAGTCATACTACCCTGCACCTTCATACCTAACGCTGGCCTGTTTTTAGTTTTTCCCTGGTTGATAATCATTTTAATATCCCGGATGGCCATTTTCACTTCATAACAAGTCTCCTGAACATTCTTTCCCATAGACTGGGCAATAGCTTTATACTGAAAGCCATATTTTAAGCAAAGTTCAATTAAATGCCTTCTGTCAGCATCCAGCAAGGGAAGTACCCTCCCAACTCTATCAAAGGCCTGTTGCTCCTGCTCCTGTGCTTGCTGGATTTCAAACTCACTTTCAGGATCGTAGCCAGCCATATATTCTTGGTAGTTATCAAACTCCTCTAATGAATTGATCTTCCTAAGAAACTTGTTCTTAGGGCTGCTATAATAGGTAATGCAACTTTTGGTAATCACAAACCTCAAGAAAAAGAAAATATGCTCAGGAGATTGAATATTCTCTCTGTTTACCCACAACCTCAAAAAAGCATCCTGCAATAATGAATCTACAATAAAGCTATCATTGATTAGGTTCATGCCGATCCAGAAGATGCGGCGACTGTATTGAGAGTAGATTTTATCTAAGGCGGAAATGTGACCCTTTATAAAGCTCGAATAAGATGTGCTTAAATGACTCAAATTTTAATTCTTATTATTAAAAATTGAAAACAAGAAACTTATAAACTAAACGATTAGTTCTACTTTAAACTTATTTGCTTAGTTATAACTAAGCATAAATGTAATGATCTTTTCCCTAATTGCAAAAGGTCATGAATAAAAAAAGCGATTTTGAAATGGCTGTGGTCAGCAGGGTAAAAGATCTACGGGTAGCAAGGAATCTGTCTCAGGATGATTTAGCTATTTTTCTGGATCTTTCTCGTGGTTTTATTGGTCAGATTGAAAGCCCGAGATACCCTAGTAAATACAACCTAAACCATCTTAATACCCTCGCTAAACATTTTGGATGTTCACCAAAAGATTTTCTTCCAGAAAATCCTCTATAAAACTATTTTCTTTTATCTCAATAGTAATAGGATCTAATCTCAAAAATGCCTGAAAAAGCATTTAATCAACTAATATTATGGAGAAATCTTCAAAAATACCCAATGTTGGGTATTGATTTCCTTTATCAATAGACTTAATTTTTCAAGTATAAAATTCAATAAATACTTTATTGATTTCATTATCCAGGCAATAAAGCCACATCAAAATTTTTATTCCTGCACATACAATGATTCAATTATGAAAAACTATTTATTCTTTCTTTACCTCATTATCCTTATTGTTTCCAACGAAACAGAACTTGTGGCACAAGAACCAATATCTGAAAAAATAAATCAGTTTCTGACCGAACTTGCAAATGAGTCAAATACGTTAGATTCTTTACTTAAAGAACATAATTCTAAAAAACCAACACCTATTCGAGAAAAACTGAACAAAACGTATGACTCTATAGCTAATCTGATAATTGACCACAAATTTCAAATTACAGATTCCGTAGCCCTATATAGCAAGAGAAATGAACTATTAGCCATTTTGAATTCATTAACAAAATGGGAAACAGAACGTGCTAGATTATTAAGTAGAAAACAAAATATATCTAAGCAAATAATTCAATATTCAGCGATAATTGATTTAAGTAACGCTACTGAAGCATTAAGAAATGAAATTGACAGTGCTGGAATTTATAATAAAAAATACAGCCAAGATGTTCTTGTATCATTTGCAGCATCTGTTCGACATATTAGAGATCAGGCATATTCAGAATCGGCCTATCATTCCTTGGCAGAATCTATGGTCATCTTTGAGCCAGGAACAAATGAAAAGGCACACGACTGGATTAGAAATGGTATGAATATTCTTGGGATAGCAGGTGGAGTTACAGCATATTCAGGATTTAGCAATAACAACCAAATTGCTGGTTTATCTTCGATTGCTATTACCTCCTTAATTTATGTAGTAGGTCAAAAAATAATTACAAAAAACAAAGACAATGACACTGAAATAAAAAGATCTTTCGAAGCTTTATCAAGAAATGTACTTTACGGAAATATTATAAGAGAAGACTCGTCAAATTTGATTAAATTCAGAGTCATTGCGGATACCTTATTTAATCTTATTGATTATGTTCCAAATACTGAGGCCGGAGAGATAATAGGAGATTGGCAACCTAATTCAAAAATTATTGATCATGGATATCTTTTACTGTCTTGTATGGAGAATAGTTTAGTTTTTTGGAATAAAATAATATTAGCATCTAATGAGATGTTATTCAGTACTGACACCTTTTTAACTGGCGATGGCAGACAGAACCTTGAGAATAATAAACTAAGAGCTCAAACTTTGATATCAGTAAGAGAGGACAATATAATTAGGTTTCGGTCAAAGTTATATTACCTGCAAAAACAATTCGGTGACAATAATATAGGAGAAAACTAAATATATCATCAAATTAGACCTTTAGCCTTGGCATAATATAAATATACACGGACGAATACAGGCTGTAACTACCTAAAGTGCTATGAGGGAAATTACCAAGATTAATAATTATAAAAAATTACCAACCAGTGTATTATTTAATAAATAAGGATGAAACTCAACGGTTTCCGACAAATGATGATAGTTTTTTTATCGAAAATGGCGATAACGATGAAATTGCTCTATTGCATAAAGCTTTTCAAGAATTTGGTGGATATGCTGACAGTTACCAATCTGGTGCTTTATGCTTATTGGATTCTACTCTATCATTAAATAAAAGCTTAAGAGATTACAATGTTTATCCAATAATCTTTCTTATGAGGCATTATATTGAGTTAAGATTAAAAGAATTAATTATAGGTATAAACTATTGCCGTGATCAAACCAATGTTTTTCCATTACATCATAACATACTTGAGCTTTGGAAGGACTTTAAAATTAAGTATGAGTCTATTGGCGAGAATATAGATGATTCTCGTTTCTTAGTGATCGAAGGGTTATTAAAAGAAGTTAATTCAAATGATCCAAATTCAATGATTTTTAGATACCCTATGGATAAAAAAGGAATAAGGACTCAAAAGTTGCGGAATATCAATCTTAAAAATTTAAGAGAAACATTCGTAAGAGTATGTTTTGTCCTCGATGGAATTGCTGCTCAAATTGAATCTTATGTAGATTGGACGGAAGATGCTCTAAGTAACTTGTATGGCGGATAATATAAAAATTAAATTAATTAATTTTTATATTATCCTATTTCTAATAAGGTGATAATTTCAAAGTACGCCTAATTCATTATGCTTGGAACAACTTCTCGCGAAGCATCCCCATATCTTCACTCACCTTATGTTCTACCACTTTAGCATAAATCTGGGTTGTAGTAATTTTAGTATGACCTAACATTTTACTAACTGATTCTATTGGTACCCCATTACTTAAAGTGACTGTAGTAGCAAAGGTATGTCTGGCTAGGTGAAAGGTGAGGTTTTTCCGTATTCTACACAAATCAGCTATTTCCTTTAAATATGAGTTAAGCTTCTGGTTTGATATGACAGGAAATAGGGTTCCATTAATTTCAGCTCTGGGATGTTCTTTGTATTTACTTATAATATCCATCGCCTTGGGTAAAATCGGAATACTTACTTTCTGCTGCGTCTTTTGCCTAGTGGTCATTATCCATAATTTACCATCTACCCCCTTACCTAGATTTTCTGGTGCTAACTTCATTACATCAATATAAGCTAAGCCGGTATAACAGCTAAAAACGAATAAATCCCTAACCCAATCTAACCTGGCTATCTCGAACTTCTTATCCTGCAACCTTATCAACTCATCCTGATCGAGAAAACCTCTCTCAACTTTATTAAACTTCAGCTGATATCTTTC
This genomic interval carries:
- a CDS encoding helix-turn-helix domain-containing protein — its product is MATEIITQDDLREFKLELIDEFKKILKEHAGTPVKKWLKSPEVRKLLDISPGTLQNLRINGTLPFTKIGGVIYYDYQDIEKMLMENRVQNSLHFASL
- a CDS encoding RNA polymerase sigma factor, which encodes MSHLSTSYSSFIKGHISALDKIYSQYSRRIFWIGMNLINDSFIVDSLLQDAFLRLWVNRENIQSPEHIFFFLRFVITKSCITYYSSPKNKFLRKINSLEEFDNYQEYMAGYDPESEFEIQQAQEQEQQAFDRVGRVLPLLDADRRHLIELCLKYGFQYKAIAQSMGKNVQETCYEVKMAIRDIKMIINQGKTKNRPALGMKVQGSMTEEQAEVLKLRCEKKYSFAAIARQLNLSQKEVHSQFMVAYKLLQDKHHQALQTA
- a CDS encoding helix-turn-helix domain-containing protein, which codes for MNKKSDFEMAVVSRVKDLRVARNLSQDDLAIFLDLSRGFIGQIESPRYPSKYNLNHLNTLAKHFGCSPKDFLPENPL